The proteins below come from a single Vanessa cardui chromosome 7, ilVanCard2.1, whole genome shotgun sequence genomic window:
- the LOC124531127 gene encoding protein Wnt-1: MKWLCLFVLFMCLRCEAANKPRRGRGSLWWGIAKAGEPNNLSPVSPGVLYMDPGVHATLRRKQRRLARENPGVLAAVAKGASMAVAECQHQFKYRRWNCSTRNFLRGKNLFGKIVDRGCRETAFIYAITSAGVTHAVSRACAEGSIESCTCDYSHVDRAPHRSRAAAAANVRVWKWGGCSDNIGFGFRFSREFVDTGERGKTVREKMNLHNNEAGRMHVQTEMRQECKCHGMSGSCTVKTCWMRLPSFRSVGDALKDRFDGASRVMMPNTEIEAPVQRNDAAPHRVPRRDRYRFQLRPHNPDHKTPGAKDLVYLESSPGFCEKNPRLGIPGTHGRACNDTSIGVDGCDLMCCGRGYRTETMLVVERCNCTFHWCCEVKCKLCRTEKVVHTCL, from the exons ATGAAGTGGCTGTGTTTGTTTGTGCTGTTTATGTGTTTGAGGTGCGAAGCTGCCAACAAGCCGAGGAGAGGACGAGGCAGCTTGTGGTG GGGCATTGCAAAAGCTGGCGAACCAAACAACCTGTCACCAGTATCACCGGGTGTGCTATACATGGATCCAGGAGTTCACGCAACCTTGAGGAGGAAGCAGCGACGTCTAGCACGGGAAAACCCTGGCGTGCTGGCAGCCGTGGCCAAGGGTGCCAGCATGGCAGTGGCGGAGTGCCAACATCAGTTCAAATACAGAAGGTGGAACTGTTCCACAAGGAACTTTCTGCGTGGGAAAAACTTATTTGGAAAAATTGTTGACAGAG GTTGTCGCGAGACAGCATTCATATATGCCATCACGAGCGCCGGTGTAACGCATGCAGTATCCCGCGCGTGCGCAGAGGGCTCGATCGAGTCCTGCACCTGCGACTACTCGCATGTCGATCGAGCGCCGCACCGATCCCGCGCCGCTGCCGCCGCCAACGTACGCGTCTGGAAGTGGGGTGGCTGCAGTGACAACATCGGTTTTGGATTCAGATTCAGCAGAGAATTCGTCGACACAGGAGAACGGGGCAAAACTGTCAGAGAAAAAATGAACTTACACAACAACGAGGCCGGCAGAATG CACGTGCAAACGGAGATGCGCCAGGAATGCAAATGTCACGGTATGTCTGGGTCCTGCACTGTCAAGACTTGCTGGATGAGGCTGCCCAGTTTTCGCTCCGTGGGTGACGCGTTAAAAGATCGCTTCGATGGAGCGTCGCGGGTCATGATGCCTAACACAGAAATCGAAGCGCCCGTACAGCGAAATGACGCGGCGCCTCACAGAGTTCCAAGAAGAGATCGGTACAGGTTCCAGCTTCGGCCGCACAATCCCGATCATAAAACACCGGGGGCAAAAGACCTAGTCTACCTTGAATCATCACCGGGTTTCTGTGAAAAGAACCCGAGGCTGGGCATTCCCGGCACGCACGGGCGTGCCTGCAACGATACCAGCATCGGCGTCGACGGCTGCGACCTCATGTGTTGCGGCCGTGGTTACCGGACCGAAACAATGCTTGTTGTGGAACGGTGCAATTGCACATTCCATTGGTGCTGCGAAGTCAAATGCAAACTGTGTCGCACGGAAAAAGTAGTTCACACGTGTTTATAG